From the Chroococcidiopsis sp. TS-821 genome, the window CAGCCTCGACGGTGGAATTGGCAACGATACACTCCAAGGCGGGTATGGTAACGATACGTTGCAAGGCGGCGAAGGCGATGACGTTTTGCGAGATATGGAGGTTGGTGGTGAAGCTAACTTTTTATTCGGGGGTGCAGGTAACGACACCTTAGAAGGCGGAGGTACGTTCAACCGCGGGGATGAGGCCGATTCCCTCTGAGGGGGTGCTGTAATAAAACATACCCCTCCTGGGGGCGTGGCAAGACATGGTGTTGGGAGATGTTGCTGGTGGACTTTCTCTTG encodes:
- a CDS encoding calcium-binding protein translates to DSLGRHALLGGGERQNRREVLQGGDGNDTLFGGAGNDKLDGSFGDDSLDGGIGNDTLQGGYGNDTLQGGEGDDVLRDMEVGGEANFLFGGAGNDTLEGGGTFNRGDEADSL